The genomic region TCGACTGATGTGGCGATGATCCGGGGCGGGGTGGCACCCGTGTCGAACGAGATCGAGGTGGAATATGCCATGCCGATCCATGTGCCGATGGTGGATGTGCGCACGGTGGGGGCGGGGGGCGGCAGCATTGCGCGGATTGATGCAGGCGGCATGCTGCGGGTGGGGCCGGAAAGTGCGGGGTCGGTTCCCGGGCCGGTGTGCTACGGCCTTGGCGGCACGCGGGTCACGATCTCGGACGCGAACCTGATCCTCGGGCGGTTGCCGGCCAGCCGCTTCGGTCAGGCCGCCTCCGCCGCGCGGCAGGCGATGGCTGACCAGATCGGCGCGCCACTTGGTCTTGGGGTCGAGGCGGCGGCTGCGGCGGTGATCCGGATTGCCAACACCCATATGGCGGGGGCGATCCGGATGGTGTCGATCTCGCTTGGGGCGGACCCGCGCGACTTTGCGCTGTTTGCCTTTGGCGGGGCAGGGCCGTTGCATGCCGTGGCGCTGGCGCGGGAGTTGGGGGTGCCAAGGGTGCTGATCCCGGCGCGACCGGGCATCACCAATGCGCTGGGGTGCGTGGTGGCGGACCTGCGGCATGATTTCGTGCGCACCCTGAACCGTCCGCTGGACGCGGCAGATATGGCCGAGGTACACGCCATTCTTGCCGCGCAAGAGGCAGAGGGGCGTCGTCTGGTCGGGGCCGAAAAGATCACGCTGCGTGCCACGCGCACGACCTTTTCCGCTGACATGCAATTTGTCGGCCAGACCCATCTGCTGCGGGTGCCCGTTGTCTCAGCCAACCCCAGCCGGGCGGACCTGCAGGCGGGGTTCGAGGCCGCCTATCACGCCCGCTTTCGCGTCAATCTGCCGACGATCCGCGCCAATCTTGTGAACCTCAACTGCTCGGTCATCGGCGAGCGTCCGGCGTTTGACCTGTCGCGCCTGATCGACCCCGCAGGGCGCAAGCCAACCGCCGTGCCAACCGAAACCCGCAAGGTCTGGTTCGACGGCTGGCACGATGCGCCGGTCTACTGGCGCGACCACCTGCCTTTGGACCTGGACCTGCATGGCCCTGCGATCATTGAGCAGATGGATACGACCATCGTCATCGACCCCGGCGCCCGCGTCACCTCGGATGCCGATGGCAACCTGATTGTCGAGGCAGGTGCATGACAGGCCGGCCCCCCACCCCCATCTCCTCCCCACAAGGGGGAGGGCCGGGGTGCGGGGAATTGCTGCAGGCCAAGGATAGTGAGGGCAAGCCATGATCGACCCTGTCACCTTGGCCGTCATCCAGGCCGGCCTCCAGCAGGTTTGCGACGAGATGGACCTGACCTTTTCCCGCGCCGCCTTTTCCCCCGTGATAGCCGAGGCGGATGACCGGTCGGATGGAATCTATGCCGCCGATGACGGCAGCCTGATCGCGCAGGGGGCCAAGGGTCTGCCGGTCTTTGTCGGCGTCATGCAGTTTTCCACCCGCACCATTCTGGACCGCATCGCCAAGGGACTGACCGCGGCGCCGGAGCCGGGGGACATCTACATCGTCAACGACCCCTACCTGGGCGGTACGCATCTGATGGACGTGCGCTTTGCCATGCCGGTCTGGCGCGATGGGGTCATTTTCTGCTGGCTTTCGAATACCGGCCATTGGCCGGATACCGGCGGCGCGGTTCCGGGCGGCTTCAGCGCCAGCGCCATCAGCGCCGAACAGGAAGGCCTGCGCATTCCCCCGGTGAAGCTGTTCAAGAAGGGTGTGCTGGATAGCGAAATCTACCAGATCATCTGCTCCAACATCCGGGTGCCGGACCAGCGGATCGGTGATGTGCAGGCGCAAGCCTCGGCCCTGCTGGTCGGGGCGGAACGACTGGCCGCACTGCTTGACCGCTATGGTGATGCCACGGTGACCGAGGCGATTGCCGAAATGCGTCGTCTGGCGGCGGCGCAGATGCGGACGCTCATCGGGTTGATCCCGCCCGGCCCCTGGCGCAGCACGGCGATCATTGACAGCGACGGCGTGGTGAACCAGCCCCTGACCATCGCGCTGACCGTGTCCACCACGGCCGAGGGGCTGACCTTCGACTTCACCGGCACCTCGCCGCCCTGTATGGGGCCGATGAATTCGGTCCGCGCCACCACGCTGTCGTCGATATACCTCGCCATGCGCCACATCTTCCCGGATGTGCCGATCAGCGCCGGCGCGTTTGAACCGCTGACCATCACCGGCATCGAAGGCACGTTCCTTGACGCCCAATACCCCCGCCCTGTGTCGGGCTGTGCCGCCGAGGTCAGCCAGCGCATTGCCGAGGCGGTGTTTGCAGCCCTCGTTCAGGCGATCCCGGACCGGGTCACGGCGGCACCTGCGGGCACCAGCGGCAACTTCGGGCTTGGCGGGCATGACCCGGAAAAGGGCCGTGATTATGTGATGTATCAGATCTCGGGCGGGGGCTATGGCGGCTTTGCCGGGGGGGATGGCATCGCCAATGGCTGTTCCACCATCGGCATCTCCAAGGCCCCGCCGGTGGAGATCATGGAACAGACCTACCCCGTCCTCTACCGCCATTATGCCTTGCACGAAGGGTCGGGCGGGGCGGGGCAGCACCGGGGCGGGCTGGGGCTGGATTACGAGATCGAGCTTTTGCGCGGCACCGCACGGGCCAGTTTCGTGATGGACCATGGGCGGGTCGGGCCACAAGGCGCGCTGGGGGGCAGCGACGGTGCCGTCAACCGGGTGGAAGTGACGCAAGGCGGTGTGACGCTGATCCCGGAACATCTGTCCAAGGCACAGGACATCGCCTTGACCCCCGGTGACCGTGTCCGGGTACGCACCCCGGGTGGCGGTGGCTATGGGCCGCCTGCCGCGCGCGATCCGGCGCTGGTGGCGGAAGATGTGCGCCTTGGGCGGTACACGCAGGCGCAGGCCGACAGGCTTTGGCCGAACGGCTGAGCTGGGGCCAAAATTCTTCGAAGAATTTTGCAATTTTCTTCGAAGAAAATCGGTCCCCTCGCCCGGAAGTTCCCCCCTATTCCGCCGCGTGGGGCGTGGTCTTTCGCCGGGACAACGCCTGTTCCAGCGCGGCAAGCCTGCCTTGCAGCAGCGCCATATCCTCGCGTCCCCGTTCGATCCGTTCGGCAAGCACATGCGCTTCGGGGTTCTCCGGCTCGGCCTCTTTCTTGCCGATGAACCGGCCAAGCACCCAGCCGAACAGCCGCGACAGATCGTCCATCACCAGATACATCGACGGCACGACCACCAGACTAAGCACGGTGGACACGATGATCCCCCCGATCACCGCAATCGCCATCGGCGCCCTGAAAGCCCCCCCTTCGCCCACGCCAAGCGCCGAGGGCAGCATCCCTGCCGACATCGCGATGGAGGTCATCACGATGGGCCGCGCGCGCTTGTGCCCGGCCTCGATCACCGCGTCGATCCGTTTCATCCCGCGGGCCCGCATTTCGATGGCGAAGTCGATGAGGAGGATGGCGTTCTTCGCCACGATCCCCATCAGCATCAGGATGCCGATCAGCACCGGCATGGACAGCGGGTTCTGCGTGATGATCAACGCCGCGGCCACCCCGCCGACCGACAGCAGCAGCGAGAAGATGATCGTCACCGGCTGCACCACGGAATGGAACAGCAAGATCAGCACGAACATCATCAGCAGCACGCCCAGCACCATGGCATTCACGAAACTGCCGACCAGTTCCGCCTGCACCTCGGCATCGCCGGAGGGCGTGATCTTCACGGACGGTGGCAGGTTCAGCGTCGGCAGGATTTCCATGAACCGCGCGGTGGCCTGATCCAGCACGAAGCCCGGCGCGATGTCGGCGCCGATGGTGGCAACGCGCTGGCGGTTCAGGCGTTTCACGACCGAAGGGCCCTCGGCCACCTCGACCGTTGCGACGGCAGAGAGCGGGACCGGACCAATCGCCGTCTGCACCTTCAGCGCCGACAGCCTTGCCAGATTGTCGCGCGAGACTTCGTCCAACTGCACCCGGATCGGCACCAGCCGGTTGTCGATCGACAGTTTGCCAAGGGCCGCCGACACATCGCCGATGGTCGCAACCCGCACGACCGTGGCGATCTGTTGCACCGTGACCCCCAGACGCGCGGCCTCTTCGGCCTTGGGCGTGATCTGGATTTCGGGGCGCGGCAGCGCCGCCTCGGTCGAGACGTTCAACAGCGTCGGTTCGTCCAGCAGCGCGGTTTCGATCTTCTGGATCGCCTCGTTCAGGTCGGCCTCGTCGATCGACAAGAGGTCAAAGCTGAACGGCCGCGAGCCGCCGGCCGCCCCGCCGATCTTGAAGGCCCGCACATCCGGAATGGCGCGCAGGGCGGTGAAGACCTCTTCCTCGATCTCGGCCTGCGGACGGATGCGGCCCTTGACCGGGGTTTCCGGCAAGTAAGGCCCGATCACCGGAATCGCCTGACCAACGTCGGACAGCTTGCGTCCAAGGCCGTTGTCCAGCCGGTCCAGAATGATGGTAAAGGTTGCCCGGCGTATATCCCGGTCGCCCAGAGGCGTTGAACCGCCGACCACCAGCACAGATTTCACCCCGTCGATATCGGTGACCAGCCTGCGCATCGCTTCGGTCGTGGCTGCCGTATCGTCCAGCGTGCTGCCCGGTGGCAGTTCGACGGAGGCGACGATGCGGCTTTCGTCTTCGGGTGGGAACAGGCTGCCGGGCACCGCCAGCATCGCCTGCACCGAGAAGATCACAAGCACCACTGCCGCCACGACCGTCAGGTAATAGGTCGGCAGCCCCAGCCAACGGATCTTCGTCGGACGCCAGACCCGCGTGGTGGTCCGCACCAGGCCCATGTAGCCGCGCATGACCAGCCCGTCCCGTTCGCCGCCTTCGTGCACGGCGTCCTTGGCCCGCATCAGATAGGCCGCCATCATCGGCGTGATCAACCGCGCGACGAGCAGGGAAAACAGGACCGCAATGGCCACCGTCAGGCCGAATTGCCGGAAGTACTGCCCCGGAATCCCCGGCATGAAGCTGACCGGCACAAAGACCGCGACGATGGTGAAGGTGGTGGCAATGACCGCAAGGCCGATCTCATCCGCGGCTTCGATGGCCGCGCGGTAGGGGGTCTTGCCCATCCTGATATGGCGGGCGATGTTTTCGATCTCGACAATGGCATCGTCGACGAGGATGCCGGTGGCCAGCGTCAGGGCAAGGAAGGACACGAGGTTCAGCGAAAAGCCCAGCATGTCCATCAAGAGGAACGTAGGGACCGCCGACAAGGGCAGCGCCACCGCTGAAATCAGCGTCGCACGCCAGTTGCGCAGGAAGGCAAAGACCACCAGCACGGCCAAAAGGGCCCCTTCCAGCAGGGTGTGGATCGCCGCCTCGTAGTTGCCGTAGGTGTAAAACACGGAATCGTCGATCAGCGAGATGTCGACGTTGGGGTTTTCCAGCCGCAGCTGGTCGATCACCGAATTGGTGACTTCGGCCACGCTGACTTCTGACGCGCCTTTCGACCGGAAGACCAGGAAGCTGACCAGCGGTTCGCCGTCGACCCGGGTAAAGCTGACCAGTTCCTCGTAGCTGTCGATCACCTGACCAAGGTCGGTCAGCCGCACGAAGCGGCCCGAGGGCAAGGCAATTGTCGTCGCGGCAAGGGCTTCGACCGTGCCACTGTCACCAAGCGTGCGGATCACCTGTTCGCCCGACCCAAGGCTTAGCTTGCCGGCGCCAAGGTTGGCGTTCGTGGCGGCGATCTGCGCGCTGACCTGTTGGGCCGTGACGCCCAGACTGTCCATCTTCACCGGGTCAAGCTCGACCCGGATCTCGCGGTCAGCGCCGCCGATGCGGGTGACGCGGCCGATGCCGGGGCGGCCCTGCAAGGCGCGGGTGACGGTATCGTCAACGAACCAGCTGATTTCCTCCATCGTCATGTCCGGCGCGCGGACCGCGAAGGTCATGATCGCCTGACCCTCCACGTCGATGCGGGTGACGATGGGCGCTTCGACGTCGCCGGGAAGGTCGCCGCGGATCTGGTCCACCGCGTCTTTCACATCCTGCACCGCCTTGTCGGTCGGCACGTCCATCCGGAATTCCACCACCGTGCTGGACAGCCCGTCCGTGACGGTCGAGTTGACTTTCTTCACCCCGGTGATGCCTGCAACGGCATCCTCGATCTCTTTGGTGATCTGGGTTTCCATCTCGGCCGGGGCGGCGCCCGACTGTGACACGCTGACTGCGACCAGCGGCACGTCGATGTTCGGAAACCGGGTGATTGGCAGCGAGTTGAAGCTTTGCCAGCCCAGCACCATCAACAGAAAGAAGGCCAGCAGCGGCGCGACAGGATTGCGGATCGACCAGGCGGAAAAGTTCATGGCTCAGCCCTCAATTCGTCTTTGCCGGGTCGAGTAGCGGATTGATCCGGTCACCGGCCCGAACGAAGGCCCCGGCCTTCGACACCACCAGATCGCCCGCCGCAAGGCCGTCGATCACTTCCACAAAGGCGCCGTCGCGGATGCCGGTCTTGACCACGACCCGTTCCACCAGCCCGTCGCGTACCCGCATCACCGTGATCCCCTCGGCCGAAGAGCCGATTGCCGTCAGCGGCACTGCCAGCGCCTCACGTTCGGCCACGATGACCTCGGCTTCGACGAACATGCCTGCGCGCAGCAGCTCAGGGTCGGCCACCGCAATCCGGGCGCGGCCCAAGCGGGTGACCGTGTCGATGGTCGGCTCGACCAGATGGACGGTGCCTTCAAGCGCACCGATCATGCCGGCCGTGCGCAGCCGGGCGGGCTGGCCTTCATCAAGGCGCAGGATGTCGGACTCGGCCACGTCCGCGCGCAGTTCCAGCGCGCCGTCCCGGATGATGACAAACATCGGCTCGCCCGCCGCCGTGGCGATGGCGCCAATCCGCGCGTTCCGTGCGACGATCTTGCCCGCGACCGGAGCCTTCACTTCGGTCCGGCTGAGCTGCAGGTCGACGTTTTCCAGCCGCGCTTCGGCCAGCGCCAGTTGCGCACGCGACGATTCCAGTGCCTGCCGGGCAACCTGTACCCGCGCTGCCGCCGAAACGGCATTTGCGTTGGCCGTATCGGCCTGCGCCTGCGGCGCGGTGCCCTGTTCGCGCAAAAGCGTCGTCCGGTCCGCCACGCGCTGCGCTTCGGCAGCGCTTGCCTCGGCCTCGACCAGTTGCGCCTCGGCCTGGGCAATCGCAGCGGCGGCGGCGGCAAGGGACGCAACCGACTCGCTGCGCTGCAATTCCAGCGAAGACCGTGACAGGACGGCCAGGACCTGACCTTCGGTCACGGTGTCGCCCACGTCAGCCGCCAAAGCCTCAAGCGGCTGGCCCTCGATCAGGGGGGCGACCTGCACCTCCTCGATCGCGCCGACAAGGCCCGAGGCGATGATCCGGTCGGTCAGGAGGCGGGCCCTCACTTCGGCCACGGTGATCGCGGGCAGGCTTTCGGCAACGGGGGCGGGCGCGTCCACCGCCGCCTCCGCCTCCTGCGCGCGAAGGGCGGGGGCGGGCAGGGCCATAAGGGCCGTCAGGGTCAGGACTGGTATCAGGCGCATCGTGTCTCAGCCTTTTGGGATATCGTTCGAAATGTCTTTCATGATCAGGTCGATGGTCCGCACGACCATCGCGGCCAGCGCCGGGCTGGCCGGGCCGCATTGGCTGGTCCGCATCGCCACGGCCTTGACCAGCATCACCAGCATCTGGCTGTGCCCGGCATAGCGCTGTTGCACATCGTCCATGCTGCGTCCGGTCACACGGGCAAAAACCTCTGCCATATGGGTGACGACTGTCCGTTCCATCTGCAGCGCGGCCACGCCGATTTCGGGCTTGCGGATCGCGGCTGCCGTGATTTCAGCCCAAAGCCCGCCGTCCCCCATGCAGTCTTCGGTCAGGCGGGCCAGGATCTTTTCGCGCAGCCGCCCAAGGGGGTCATCCGATACAAGGATTTCCGCGAAATCGCCCTGTATTTCTGCCAGATCCAGCCCGACCATCGCCTCGACGATGGCAGCCTTGGAGGGGAAGTAGCGGTAGAAGTTGCCCACGCTCATCCCCGCCGCGCGGGCAAGGTCCTGCATCGACGCCCCGTCAAAGCCCTTTTCGGCAAAGGCCTGACGGATCGAGAACAGGATCTCGTGGCTGCGTTCTTCGGCGGCAGGGGTAGGCTGGGGCAGGGACACCTTGGGTACGACTCAGGTTGGGAATGAACGTTCATTCACGCAATTAGCGATTGACTGCAAAAGGTCAAGAAGTTTGACGATCTGCCACCACCGGTCCTTGGCTTTTTCCGTCAATTAGCTCAAACGGGCGGCAGACAAGGTACGATCTTCCGTTGGACGCACTGGGATCAGGCAATGGCGACAGGCTTCACCTTCACGGTCGCGGCAACCGATGGCGCGGCCCGAACCGGGGCGATCAAGACCCCGCGGGGCGAGATCCGCACCCCGGCCTTCATGCCGGTCGGCACGGCTGCCACCGTAAAGGCGATGCTGCCCGAAAGCGTGCGCGCCACCGGGGCTGATATCCTGCTGGGCAACACCTATCACCTGATGCTGCGCCCGACGGCCGAACGCATCGCGGCCCTGGGCGGCCTGCACCGGTTCATGAACTGGGACCGGCCGATCCTGACCGACAGCGGCGGGTTTCAGGTCATGTCACTGGGCCCCTTGCGCAAGCTGACCGAGGAGGGCGTGCGCTTCTCCTCGCACCTTGACGGCTCCAAGCACATGCTGACACCCGAACGCAGCATGGAGATTCAGGCGCTCCTCGGGTCTGACATCGTGATGTGTTTCGACGAATGTCCCGCCCTGCCCGCGACAGAGGCCGAGGTGGCGAAATCCATGCGCCTGTCGATGCGGTGGGCGCAGCGTAGCCGCGATGCCTTTGGCGACCGGCCGGGCCACGCGCTGTTCGGCATCATGCAAGGCGGCGTCACCCGCGACCTGCGCCAGGAATCCGCCAAGGCGCTGACCGACATCGGCTTTGACGGCTATGCCGTCGGCGGGCTGGCCGTGGGCGAGGGGCAAGAGGCGATGTTCTCTGTCCTCGACTATGCGCCGGGGTTCCTGCCCGCAGACAAGCCGCGCTATCTGATGGGGGTGGGCAAGCCTGACGACATCGTGGGGGCGGTCGAACGCGGCATCGACATGATGGATTGCGTGTTGCCGTCCCGCTCGGGTCGTACCGGGCAGGCATGGACCCCGCGGGGGCAGGTCAACCTGCGCAACGCCCGCCACAAGGACGACCCCCGCCCGCTGGATGAAAGCTGCACCTGCCCGGCCTGCACCGGCTACAGCCGCGCCTATCTGCATCATGTGGTGAAGTCGGACGAGATCATCGGGTCGATGCTGCTGACCTGGCACAACCTGCATTACTATCAGGTGCTGATGCAGGGGCTGCGTGATGCCATCGCGGTGGGCAGACTTGCCGGCTTTGTCGCGTCGTTCCATGCCGGGCGCGCGTCGGGGGACATCGATCCGCTTTAGGGTCCGCTGCCGGAAAAGGGTTCCGATCGCGAAACAATCTTGTGCAAAAATGCATAGCAGGCAGGGCGCAAACGCGGGTTGTGGCGGTTTTTGCAGAGCTTACCTTGAAATCCGTACACTTGGAATTCAAGGAACTAACCAGATGACCGACCTGCTTTTTACCCCCACCACCCTTGGCGACATTGCGGTCAAGAACCGCGTTGTCATGGCGCCCCTGACCCGCAACCGCGCCCGGGCCGAGGATGACACGCCCTACGCCCTCCATGCCGAATACTAC from Tabrizicola piscis harbors:
- a CDS encoding efflux RND transporter permease subunit, yielding MNFSAWSIRNPVAPLLAFFLLMVLGWQSFNSLPITRFPNIDVPLVAVSVSQSGAAPAEMETQITKEIEDAVAGITGVKKVNSTVTDGLSSTVVEFRMDVPTDKAVQDVKDAVDQIRGDLPGDVEAPIVTRIDVEGQAIMTFAVRAPDMTMEEISWFVDDTVTRALQGRPGIGRVTRIGGADREIRVELDPVKMDSLGVTAQQVSAQIAATNANLGAGKLSLGSGEQVIRTLGDSGTVEALAATTIALPSGRFVRLTDLGQVIDSYEELVSFTRVDGEPLVSFLVFRSKGASEVSVAEVTNSVIDQLRLENPNVDISLIDDSVFYTYGNYEAAIHTLLEGALLAVLVVFAFLRNWRATLISAVALPLSAVPTFLLMDMLGFSLNLVSFLALTLATGILVDDAIVEIENIARHIRMGKTPYRAAIEAADEIGLAVIATTFTIVAVFVPVSFMPGIPGQYFRQFGLTVAIAVLFSLLVARLITPMMAAYLMRAKDAVHEGGERDGLVMRGYMGLVRTTTRVWRPTKIRWLGLPTYYLTVVAAVVLVIFSVQAMLAVPGSLFPPEDESRIVASVELPPGSTLDDTAATTEAMRRLVTDIDGVKSVLVVGGSTPLGDRDIRRATFTIILDRLDNGLGRKLSDVGQAIPVIGPYLPETPVKGRIRPQAEIEEEVFTALRAIPDVRAFKIGGAAGGSRPFSFDLLSIDEADLNEAIQKIETALLDEPTLLNVSTEAALPRPEIQITPKAEEAARLGVTVQQIATVVRVATIGDVSAALGKLSIDNRLVPIRVQLDEVSRDNLARLSALKVQTAIGPVPLSAVATVEVAEGPSVVKRLNRQRVATIGADIAPGFVLDQATARFMEILPTLNLPPSVKITPSGDAEVQAELVGSFVNAMVLGVLLMMFVLILLFHSVVQPVTIIFSLLLSVGGVAAALIITQNPLSMPVLIGILMLMGIVAKNAILLIDFAIEMRARGMKRIDAVIEAGHKRARPIVMTSIAMSAGMLPSALGVGEGGAFRAPMAIAVIGGIIVSTVLSLVVVPSMYLVMDDLSRLFGWVLGRFIGKKEAEPENPEAHVLAERIERGREDMALLQGRLAALEQALSRRKTTPHAAE
- the tgt gene encoding tRNA guanosine(34) transglycosylase Tgt, which produces MATGFTFTVAATDGAARTGAIKTPRGEIRTPAFMPVGTAATVKAMLPESVRATGADILLGNTYHLMLRPTAERIAALGGLHRFMNWDRPILTDSGGFQVMSLGPLRKLTEEGVRFSSHLDGSKHMLTPERSMEIQALLGSDIVMCFDECPALPATEAEVAKSMRLSMRWAQRSRDAFGDRPGHALFGIMQGGVTRDLRQESAKALTDIGFDGYAVGGLAVGEGQEAMFSVLDYAPGFLPADKPRYLMGVGKPDDIVGAVERGIDMMDCVLPSRSGRTGQAWTPRGQVNLRNARHKDDPRPLDESCTCPACTGYSRAYLHHVVKSDEIIGSMLLTWHNLHYYQVLMQGLRDAIAVGRLAGFVASFHAGRASGDIDPL
- a CDS encoding hydantoinase B/oxoprolinase family protein; its protein translation is MIDPVTLAVIQAGLQQVCDEMDLTFSRAAFSPVIAEADDRSDGIYAADDGSLIAQGAKGLPVFVGVMQFSTRTILDRIAKGLTAAPEPGDIYIVNDPYLGGTHLMDVRFAMPVWRDGVIFCWLSNTGHWPDTGGAVPGGFSASAISAEQEGLRIPPVKLFKKGVLDSEIYQIICSNIRVPDQRIGDVQAQASALLVGAERLAALLDRYGDATVTEAIAEMRRLAAAQMRTLIGLIPPGPWRSTAIIDSDGVVNQPLTIALTVSTTAEGLTFDFTGTSPPCMGPMNSVRATTLSSIYLAMRHIFPDVPISAGAFEPLTITGIEGTFLDAQYPRPVSGCAAEVSQRIAEAVFAALVQAIPDRVTAAPAGTSGNFGLGGHDPEKGRDYVMYQISGGGYGGFAGGDGIANGCSTIGISKAPPVEIMEQTYPVLYRHYALHEGSGGAGQHRGGLGLDYEIELLRGTARASFVMDHGRVGPQGALGGSDGAVNRVEVTQGGVTLIPEHLSKAQDIALTPGDRVRVRTPGGGGYGPPAARDPALVAEDVRLGRYTQAQADRLWPNG
- a CDS encoding efflux RND transporter periplasmic adaptor subunit; protein product: MRLIPVLTLTALMALPAPALRAQEAEAAVDAPAPVAESLPAITVAEVRARLLTDRIIASGLVGAIEEVQVAPLIEGQPLEALAADVGDTVTEGQVLAVLSRSSLELQRSESVASLAAAAAAIAQAEAQLVEAEASAAEAQRVADRTTLLREQGTAPQAQADTANANAVSAAARVQVARQALESSRAQLALAEARLENVDLQLSRTEVKAPVAGKIVARNARIGAIATAAGEPMFVIIRDGALELRADVAESDILRLDEGQPARLRTAGMIGALEGTVHLVEPTIDTVTRLGRARIAVADPELLRAGMFVEAEVIVAEREALAVPLTAIGSSAEGITVMRVRDGLVERVVVKTGIRDGAFVEVIDGLAAGDLVVSKAGAFVRAGDRINPLLDPAKTN
- a CDS encoding hydantoinase/oxoprolinase family protein; translated protein: MPRAAPGLVAGVDVGGTFTDLVILDPASGAVRLAKVPTTLPNQAEGVLAAFEAAEADLAGIDLIVHGTTTTTNAVLERQLARTGMITTQGFRDVLELGRRTRPQAYGMHGHFTPVIPRDLRLEVPERMDARGQILTPLDEAAVEAAVRQLLAAGCESLVIHFLHAYANPAHELRAGALAKALWPNGHITLGHALLSESREYERGVTAAVNASVQPLLERYVARLADQLAAKGYQRDLLVMNGNGGMVTARDVGREAVKTVMSGPASGVMAAVATGRRAGMTNLLTYDMGGTSTDVAMIRGGVAPVSNEIEVEYAMPIHVPMVDVRTVGAGGGSIARIDAGGMLRVGPESAGSVPGPVCYGLGGTRVTISDANLILGRLPASRFGQAASAARQAMADQIGAPLGLGVEAAAAAVIRIANTHMAGAIRMVSISLGADPRDFALFAFGGAGPLHAVALARELGVPRVLIPARPGITNALGCVVADLRHDFVRTLNRPLDAADMAEVHAILAAQEAEGRRLVGAEKITLRATRTTFSADMQFVGQTHLLRVPVVSANPSRADLQAGFEAAYHARFRVNLPTIRANLVNLNCSVIGERPAFDLSRLIDPAGRKPTAVPTETRKVWFDGWHDAPVYWRDHLPLDLDLHGPAIIEQMDTTIVIDPGARVTSDADGNLIVEAGA
- a CDS encoding TetR/AcrR family transcriptional regulator, which gives rise to MSLPQPTPAAEERSHEILFSIRQAFAEKGFDGASMQDLARAAGMSVGNFYRYFPSKAAIVEAMVGLDLAEIQGDFAEILVSDDPLGRLREKILARLTEDCMGDGGLWAEITAAAIRKPEIGVAALQMERTVVTHMAEVFARVTGRSMDDVQQRYAGHSQMLVMLVKAVAMRTSQCGPASPALAAMVVRTIDLIMKDISNDIPKG